From Nicotiana tabacum cultivar K326 chromosome 20, ASM71507v2, whole genome shotgun sequence, one genomic window encodes:
- the LOC107800037 gene encoding uncharacterized protein LOC107800037, with the protein MASSQFVYLSTCFCIWLVMANAQAPAASPSTPTTTPPPTTTPVAASPPPATPPPTTTHPPSTTPVAPSQPPATSAAPPPISVPSPKVAPVSTPTTPPPQPPSTPPVSSPSQPPVMPPPAPVASPPALPPALPPPKISPAPAQQPPSPAPLPPPVSPPKAPPAPAPTPVTQPPAPPPAIVSPVAAPELAPSPAPAHGKHKRKKHKHKHHHAPAPAPTVPSPPAPPTVQESVEVTPAPSPTMNLNGATVLLQGSRSRMWMNAGLAMTILLAIII; encoded by the exons ATGGCTTCCTCTCAGTTTGTTTACCTTTCCACTTGCTTTTGCATTTGGCTAGTGATGGCTAATGCACAAGCACCAGCAGCATCACCATCTACACCTACAACCACACCTCCACCTACCACAACACCAGTTGCGGCATCACCGCCACCTGCGACACCTCCACCAACCACTACACATCCGCCTTCTACGACTCCTGTTGCACCATCACAGCCACCAGCAACTTCGGCAGCACCTCCTCCGATATCAGTACCTTCACCTAAAGTTGCCCCAGTCTCCACTCCAACGACCCCACCGCCACAACCTCCATCAACTCCACCGGTCTCAAGTCCATCACAACCACCTGTAATGCCACCACCCGCTCCTGTTGCTTCTCCACCGGCACTCCCGCCAGCTTTACCTCCACCTAAGATATCCCCGGCACCAGCACAACAGCCACCATCACCAGCACCTTTACCACCACCAGTATCTCCACCTAAGGCCCCACCAGCACCAGCGCCGACACCAGTCACTCAACCACCAGCTCCTCCACCAGCTATTGTATCACCAGTGGCAGCACCAGAATTAGCACCGTCACCAGCACCAGCTCATGGCAAGCACAAGAGAAAGAAGCACAAACACAAGCACCATCACGCGCCAGCACCTGCACCAACTGTGCCAAGCCCACCAGCACCACCAACAGTCCAAGAATCTGTGGAAGTGACACCAGCGCCATCACCTACTATGAATTTG AATGGAGCAACGGTTTTGCTGCAAGGAAGCAGATCTAGAATGTGGATGAACGCTGGTTTGGCGATGACTATTCTTTTGGCCATCATAATCTGA